GTAGACGCGGCGCCCGCGCATCAGGGCAATGGGCAGGTCGGTAGCGTACACCAGGCGACTCGACGGGATCTGCTCCAGGACAATCTGCAGCACCGTCGGGTCCATCACCATCGCGGTGTCCAGGTACACGTTGTCCAGGTCTGCCACGCTATCCACCGCTCGGGCCATCTCGTCGGGAAGGTAGCAGCGACCACAGTGAGCCAGGACGATCCGCGCGTTCGGGTGGTTGCAGGCCAGGTCGCGGACGCCCTCCTGAACCACCGGATCGGCAAGTCGCCCTGCCCGGGGCACATGAAGCAAGATCACAAGACCCAGCTCGTCGGCAAGTTCCCTCTCCGCAGTCCCCAACATGTGCTCGATGGTCACGTCGCCATAGTTGTCGCCGACCCAGTCCATGAAGACCTTGTAGCCGAAGGCGCCGTCCTCACAGACACCACGCCTGAGGTCCTCCACCGGCACAAGGCCGTTGCCCGCGAGAAGCAGCGGATACAGGTCCTTCTGGGCCGCAAGCCTCGAAGCATAGGCGTTGGTCTTCTCTACGTCGGAACTCGGCCCCGCCCAGCCGAAGCACACGATCCCATAGGGCCGATCGGGGAACAGGCGCGCCCTGTCGGCCAGAAGGTCGTCGACCGGGTAGGCCTCGGTGGTCACCATGTACTTGGCGCCCGGCGCATCGGTCTTCCAGGGGACAGTCCGGCGATGCTCGGGCTCGGACGTGTGCACGTGGAAGTCCAGTACCCGCGGCGGAAGCACCGGCGCGATCTCCGCGCGGTAGAAGGGCATGTCAACTTGCTCATAGCGTTCCTGGTCAGTCATCATTCACTCTCCCAGGCAAAGGACGTCGAACCCGAGGACTTCGCCAAAGCGGCAAAGGTCCCCGGGGCAGCCTCCATAGACGAGCGCCGAGTGGTGTGTTCCCCCGGCCCGGCTGTAGGCGGCGAGGAAATCACCCACGGAACCCTTGGGACGGAACCAGCCGCGGATATTGCCGGCGAAGGCATCCTTCTCCACCGCCTCCATCTTTCCCGGTGCCACGATCAGCCGGTAACCCTCTGCCAGTGGCGCCAGGTTCACGATGGCAGCCTCTCCGCCCTTGAGGCACCCTACGGCGACCGCCGGGTCGTCCACATCGGTCCAGTTGAAGGGCTTCGTCGTCAGTTCCGGCTTGCCGGCCAGCAGCGACGGATTGACCTCGCCCATATGGCTGAGGAAGATGGTCCCGCCGGACCAGTCGGGGCAGAACATCTCGCAGAAGGTCGTCTCCGGGTACGCATCCAGGAGCGCGCCGACCAGGGCAGCCGTCAGCGTATCGCCCTCGCCGGCATAGCCGATGCCCCGCTGCATGGCCTTTCCGGCCTCCATGAAGGGCATCGTCGGAAGGCCACTGGCCTTGTCCACGGCCAGGAAGTTGACGGTGAAGGCCGTCAGTTGCTCGTGCTCCACCCATCGACGCACTGCCATGCCCGCACGGACCACGCGCAGGTGTGCAGCCGGGTCGAGATCGACGGCCTCGCACTGCGCCAGGTCCTCTGCTACTTCCTGCTGGACTGCGGGGTCGTCCTCCGAGGGCACCAGGCTCGTGACCAGCTCGGCGTCCCAGTCGATGACCTCAATACCGAAGGTCCTCGCTAGCTTCTCGGCGGGGACGGCGAAGTCGCCCATGCCACGGAAAGCCTCACCGAGAATCCCGACGCGCGAGTTCCGGAACCGCGCTGCAAGGTGCGTCGCGCGTGCCCACTGCGCGATGCGGTCCAGCACCGGCGACTGCTCCCAGTGCCCTGCTTCCAGGTGGAAGCGCTTGCCGTGGCGCAGCAGCAGGTTGCACAGATCCTGCACACCGTGGATGCCGTGGTTGTACATGATCTCGTCGGGATCCTGGTCAGGCCCGAAGGACAGCGCTTCGGTCGTGTCCATCACCAGGATCGGCAGCTTCGTGGCCGCCAGGACCGCCGCGGACTCCAGCGACGGCGAGTAGGCCAGATGGAGGGTGACCAGGGCTTCGGCGCCCTCCGCCTCAAACTGCTTCACGGCGGCCGAGAACTCCGGCTCCAAGCGGCAGGGCTTCGTGCGCAGGACCTTCAGCCCTCGCTTCTCAAGCTCCTGAGCGATGCGCTCGTAGAAAGCCTCGATGTGCGGACGACGCTCAGGGACCACCTCGTCATAGAGGGCGATGTAGAGCGGCAACAGGCCAAGGGTTGGCGACGT
The sequence above is drawn from the Armatimonadia bacterium genome and encodes:
- a CDS encoding amidohydrolase family protein; protein product: MMTDQERYEQVDMPFYRAEIAPVLPPRVLDFHVHTSEPEHRRTVPWKTDAPGAKYMVTTEAYPVDDLLADRARLFPDRPYGIVCFGWAGPSSDVEKTNAYASRLAAQKDLYPLLLAGNGLVPVEDLRRGVCEDGAFGYKVFMDWVGDNYGDVTIEHMLGTAERELADELGLVILLHVPRAGRLADPVVQEGVRDLACNHPNARIVLAHCGRCYLPDEMARAVDSVADLDNVYLDTAMVMDPTVLQIVLEQIPSSRLVYATDLPIALMRGRRVYVMDHWVDMVLEGYPASAYRIASEGIRASFMVYEIILAIRRAAERSGLTESEMHGIFYDNGMSLLEHVRDGRQLAEVEARRSAS